The following nucleotide sequence is from Acidimicrobiia bacterium.
TCGTCCCACCGTCACGGTCGCCGGCATCGTGACCCACCGTCAACGGCCCGAAACAGCCAACGGTGTGCGCTTCTTCAATCTCGAGGACGAGACAGGGATCATGAACATCATCATGATGCCGGCGGTGTGGGACGCCAACTACGAGATCGCCCGGAAGGCAATCGGTGCGGTGATCACGGGAACGCTCAGGTACCGGGACGGGGTCACCAACCTGGTCGCGCAACGACTGGACACCTGGCCGGCTCCCGATCTGCCGTCGCGGGACTTCCGGTAGTTCCAAGAATCGCCAAAGAAAGGCTTCATTCGCGGGGACTTGCATCCGAAAATACTCTGGTGACCGAGAGGAGTCTTGGCGTGAGCCACGCATTCGCAGGCACCCTGCTGCTACCGGGAGAGGAAGGCCCCGGGCTCAGCGCCGTGCTCGAAACCGTCGACGCCGATGTCAAACTCGTTGCCGGCGAGGATGAGCTCGGTTCATGGAGCCACGATGAGTGCTCCGTCACCGCGATCGGTGAAGGGTCGTTCAAGGTCGTCCTTGGAGGGGAGATGGTCCTCTTCACACCCGACACACCGATCCAATTCGCGAATGTGATGGTGGAACCCGAACCCGAACCGGCTCGTTCCGTTCCCCTCGCCGACCGCATCGGTGCCGAGACGAAGGGGCGCAAGAATCGGGTTACGACGCCGACGAAGGTTCAGCCGCTGAAATCGGTCGCAAAGCAGGAAGTCCTCGGGAGAGCCGTCACCTACATGGTGGTAGCGGTGTCGTGTGCCCTCATGATCGCCCTGCTGCTATTGAGCACGACGCTCTAGACCGCTCTAGGAGTCGTCTGCGGCGTCGAAGGCCAGTGCCGCCGAGTTGATGCAGTAGCGAAGCCCGCCGGGACCTGGGCCGTCGGGGAACACATGGCCGAGGTGTGCCCCGCAATTGGCGCAGGTGGACTCGGTGCGAACCATGCCGTGGGACCGATCCTCGGTCTCGCCAACGGCGTCATCATGCATTGGTGTCGTGAAGCTCGGCCAACCCGAGCCCGAGTCGAACTTCGTATCGGATGCAAACAGCGCTTCTCCACACACGACACATCGGTAGGTGCCTTCTGCCTTGTTGCCGAGGAGCTCTCCCGTGAACGGACGCTCGGTCGCGGCCTCCTGGGTCACGGCGAACTGCTGGGGTGTCAGCCGATTCCGCAGATCGGCCTCTGAGTACTGTGCTGCCATACCCGCAGCGTACCGCGCAAACCATGCCCGGATGTCGGATCACGGCCCTCCACCGCGTTGCGCAACGGCATCGGCCACGATCCCGATCGCTTCCGTGGCGCCGGACGCATCCACCTCCATCGAAAAGACGGCGCGAATCTCGGACGGACCGTTGACGAGCACAGCAAGACCATCGGTGAGGCACGCATCCACGACGGCTCCCGGATGGGCCACCGTGAAGTTCACGATGTTGGTCTGGACGGATGTGAGATCCACGGTGACGCCGTCGATCCCTGCGATCCCTTCGGCGAAGGTCCGTGCGTTGTCGTGATCCTCGATGAGGCGGTCCCGGTGGTTGGCGAGGGCATAGAGGGCTCCGGCGGCGATCACACCGGCCTGCCGGAAGCCGCCACCGAACATGTGCTTGAAACGGCGCGCCTGCGCAATGGCTTCCGCGGATCCGCACAGGGCGGATCCGACCGGGGCACCGAGGCCCTTGGAGAAGCACACGCTCACGGTGTCGAAGAGCGAGGCGTATTCGGCAATGTCGACCCCCGAGGCGATCGATGCGTTCCAGATACGGGCGCCGTCGAGATGGCAGACGAGGCCGAGATCGCGCGCAGCGGCGGTGACCGAGCGCAGCTGTTCGATGGGCCACACGGTGCCACCGGCGAGGTTGTGCGTGTTCTCGAGACACATCAAGGTGTGGGGGTCATACAGGTGGAAGGGCATCGACGGGTGAGGCACCGGTACGGCTTCCATCAGCTGCATGGCCGTGAACACGCCGAGCGACCCTTTGATCCGATTCAGCGTCACGCCCGAATGATGGGCCGCACCACCGAGCTCGTGGGTTCCGATGTGAGCGGAATGCTCGATGACCACCGAGTCTCCGGGTTCGGTGTGCAGCCGAACTGCGATCTGGTTGCTCATCGTCCCGGACGGGACATACATGGCGGCGTCCACCCCGAGGATCGTTGCCACATGCTCCTCGAGGGCATTGACAGTTGGGTCGTCGTGGTACACATCGTCGCCGACCGGGGCGTTTGCCATGACACTGCGCATCTGTGGAGTCGGCCTCGTGATGGTGTCGCTGCGGAGATCGATCATGGTGCCTCCCATGCCTTCGGAGCGGAATCCCGAAGGATACGCCTGCGAGACCCCACACAGGATGACGATCAGTCCGGTGTCAGGAACGCCTGCGCTTGGAGGAGCTGTGTCATGATCCCGTGCGATGCGGGAAGCTCGTCCCACGCCGAAGCCTGGATTTCGATGTCGGCAACCGATGCGGTCTTCATCTCCGTCGACGCGCCCGTGAGTCGCCGTACGAGCATCCCCCACACGGGCTGGTGTCCGACGAGCATCACACGCTCGGTTGTTGCGCCGTGACCCGCTGCGATCGTCAGGGCATCTTCAACCGAGCAACCGTAGAGCCCTCCGTCGAGAACAAGCCTGCTACTCCAGCCACCGGCGAGCCTCGCGATCTCCGCGGTCGAACGAGCTCGCGTTGCCGTTGACGACACGACGATATCCGGAACGATTCCGAGATCCCGGATCACGACTCCCATGCGTTGCGATGCCCGTATACCGCGTTCGTTCAGCGGTCTGGTGTGATCGTCGGGAGCACCGGCATCCCAATCCGACTTGCCGTGTCGCATCAACATCAGGTGGAGCATGTCCCGATCGTACACGAGCGGCACCGTGCCGACTCAGTTGGTCGAGTCCCGGTCGAGATGGTCGAGCACGAAATCGATGCATGCGGTGAGCGCCGAGATGTCATCAGGATCGATGTTGGGGAAGGTCGCGATGCGGAGCTGGTTGCGCCCGAGTTTGCGGTACGACTCGGTGTCGACGATCCCGTTCGCCCGAAGCGTCGACGCGACCAACGCGGCGTCGATCTCGTCGGCGAGGTCGACGGTGACGACGGTGGGCGAGCGAAGGCTCGGGTCCCGTACGAATGCACTGGCGCGTGGGTGTGCGTCAGCCCACGAATACAACCGTTGTGACGAGTCCCGAGATCGTTCCGCTGCCCATGCAAGGCCGCCAAGGTCGCCAAGCGCTGCGAGTTGTCGATCGAGGAGATGGAGGGTCACCAGTGCCGGTGTGTTGTAGGTCTGATCCTTGCGTGAGTTCTCCAACGCGGTGGCAAGGGACAAGAAGGGGGGGATCCAACGACCCGATGACGCGACGGTGTTGATGCGATCGATCGCGGCAGGGGAGACGATGGCAATCCAGAGCCCGCCCTCGGAGCCGAGGGCCTTTTGGGGGGAGCAGTAGTACACATCTGCGGAATCCACTTGGTACGCGATGGCGCCGGCCGCCGAAGTGCCGTCCACGACGACGAGTGCTTCCGTCAGGCGTCCGAACGGCGCGACGACGCCGGTACTCGTCTCGTTGTGGATGAAGGCCGCGACATCGACGCCTTCGACCGCAACGGGCTCGGGAGCCCAGCCCGGGGCAGCCTCGACGAGTTCGGGTTCGTCGAGGTGAGGTGCCGAAGCAACCGTCGCCGCGAACTTCTCCGAGAACTCACCGCAGACGAAGTGGGCTGATCGTCGCTCGATGAGGCCGAACACGGCGGCGTCCCAGAACGCGGTTGCTCCGCCGACACCGAGCATGACCTCATATCCGTCCGGGAGTCGGTACAGATCAGCCAACCCCTCGCGGATCCGGCCCACCATGGACTTGATCGGGTCGCGGCGGTGGCTTGTCCCCACGAACGGTGCTGCACTCGCCAGGGATGTGTCGTTGATCTTCGCAGGGCCCGAACCGAAGCGTCCGTCGGAGGGAAGCAGTGCATGCGGGATGGCGATGTGGGCGTTCACGGGCATGCCTATCGTTTCGGCGACCGATCGATCAGGAGCGTAGTGGCGGTGCCCACGAGTGAATCCATCTCAGCGAGAGCCAGAGCGGTGCAACCGTCGGCAACGATGGCGATCACCAACCGTGCAAACGAACTCAGGGCGAGCGGTGAACCGGTGATCGGGTTCGGCGCCGGTGAACCCGATTTTCCGACCCCGACCCCCATCGTCGAGGCCGCCATCGAAGCGGCGGCGGACCCAGCCTCGCATCGCTACTCGCCGGCGGCAGGTCAGCCGCGGCTCCGAGAGGCGATCGCGCACAAGACGCTGAGGGACTCCGGGCTCGAGGTGTCGTCGTCGCAGGTCGTCGTCTCCAACGGCGGCAAGCAGGCGGTGTATCTCACCTGTCAGGCACTCCTCGATCCCGGCGACGAGGTTCTGCTCCCGGCGCCGTATTGGGTCACCTACCCGGAGGCCATCAGCCTCGCAGGTGCGGTGCCGGTCGTGGTGCCAACCGACGAGTCGACCAACTTCATGGCATCGATCGACCAGCTCGACGCCGCGGTGACGGACCGTACGAAGATGCTGGTCTTTGTCAGCCCGTCGAACCCGACGGGCTCGGTCGCAACGGGCGATCAAGTGCGCGAGATCGGGGAATGGGCTGTGCGACGAGGTATCTGGGTCATGACCGACGAGATCTACGAGCATCTGGTGTACGGTGACGCCGTCTTCAGCTCGGTTCCGGTGGAAGCTCCTGCGGTCGCTGAACGCTGTGTGATCATCAACGGCGTTGCCAAGACCTACGCCATGACCGGTTGGCGGGTCGGTTGGCTGATCGCACCCAACGCGGTGGCGACTGCTGCGTCCCGGATGCAGTCACACATCTCGTCGAATGTCAACAATGTTGCCCAGGCGGCGGCTCTCGCTGCAGTGTCGGGCTCACTTGAGGCATCCGAGCAGATGCTGGCGGCCTTCGATCGGAGACGGATGACGATGGTGAAGATGCTCAGGAGCATCGACGGCGTCACCTGCCAGGAGCCCGGTGGCGCGTTCTACACCTTTCCCAATGTCTCGGGGCTCCTCGGAAGGCCGATCCACGGTCGGGTGGCGCAGACCTCGCTTGAGCTCGCCTCAATCGTGCTCGAGGAAGCCAAGGTCGCGTTCGTCCCCGGTGAAGCCTTCGGAGCGCCCGGGTACGCCCGCTTTTCCTTCGCCCTCGGTGACGGGGACCTGGTGGAGGGACTCGAACGGATCACCGAGCTCGTGTCACGGTAGGTGAAGGGCGCCAGCCGCAGCCGACTACTCGGACAAAGGTGCCGACAGGCGGTCATGGAGGTGCCTGATCCCATCGAGGTAGCCCTGGGTTCCGCGGCCGACGATCAGGGCATCGGCGTGGTCGGCGAGAACTGAGACGCTCCGCCAACCCTCTCGCTCGTAGATGTTCGAAATGTGGACTTCGACATACGGCAATCCGACACCGGTGAGCGCGTCGGCGATGGCTCGGCTGTAGTGCGTCAGAGCGCCGGCGTTGATGACGATGCCATCCACATCGTTTCTCGCCGCGTGGATGGCGTCGATCAGGACGCCTTCATGGTTCGATTGGATCGCCTCGATGGTGATCCCGAGTGTCGATGCGAGATCATGCCAAGCCGTCTCGAGATCATCCAAGGTGTCGTGGCCGTAGATCTCGGGTTCCCGCTCCCCGAGCAGGTTCAGGTTCGGGCCGTTGACGACGAGGAACTTCATGATGGGGAGTCTCGGGCGAAATCGCTGGTCCTGCAAACCGGACGGCGGGCCTTCGGATCGTGATCGCTCCGAAGATCGTGAGCGACACGGAGGAGATGATCGGGAACGGTGCCAGCGACGACCGTCCGGCCTCGGCACAGCTCGCCGACGAAGGCGTCGATGAAGTCACCGGTCGGGATCACCATGGCGTCGGACAACGAACCGGTAACGGAGGGATCGAAGGGCAGTCCCAGCGCGCCGTAGACCGGGAGGAGAACCTCGTTGATTCGCTGCGCGCCATCGACAACGATGACGCCTCCGACATGGGCGGCGGTGCGGGTGAGCCGTTGTCCGACACCCATCACCTTCCTTCCTGCGATGTGGACGCTCCATTTCCCCGGGCAGTACTCCCCGGGCGTTTCCCCAACCTCGCCGCGGATACCGAAAGATGCAAGCGCGGCGACGACGGCGCGGGTGAGCCGCGCAAACCCGTCGGCCATTGCCGATGCTGCGTCGTCGATCGGTCGGGTCCAACCGAATCGGATGGTGGCATCGTGGAAGGCTGCGGCTCTTCCACCGACGATCCTCACGGTCGACTGATATCTGAGACCCTCGGCACGGTCAACGGCGGCGTCGAACCCGGGAGTGCCCGCATCCTGCTTGCCGAACGCAAGGATCTGGCCCGTGGCCGAGACTTCGAGACTCTCGCCCATGGTGCCCTTTCCGACCGCGTCGAGGACCGCGCGAGAAACTGCCGTGTCGAGCGGACCATCCCCGGTCGACTGATGCCTGATCACCGTCACGATGCCATCGTCCATCAGGGCAGGGTAGGGGTGATGTCAGTTGCCGGGCTTGCGTGCCATCCTTGACCCCATGAGGCGCGTGGCGTTGGTTGTGATCTTGGGATTGTCCGTCGTCGGTTGCGGTGAAGCCGGACTGCTCGACGGTGCAGGGAAGATGACCCGTTCGTTCGTCCAGGGGGACACGACGACGACGGTCACGCTCGCTTCGGTCGATGTTGGCCAGCCGGGAGAGGCCGCGGTCGGTTCGGTCGATGTGTTGTGGTACAACGACCAGAAGGAACCCCAACACCACGGTTCCTCCGAGTCGGTGATCGCCGGCGTATGGAACACCAGGATCGGCAACAGCCGTTTCGTGCAGTCATCTCGATCGGAGATCGCTGACGCACTGCCGTCACTCCAGTTCCCGTCGCTCGTGCCCGAACAGGTGCGGTGGGTGACGAGTCAATTGGTGTACGACCAGGTGACCGGCACCCTCGATCCCGATACCTCAGCGGCGTTCGGCCTGTGGACGACCGACCCGTACCAGTCGGACACAGGACGCGTCGCCGTCCTCCGTGTCGGGAAGGTTCTCGACTCGGACGACCGCCCTGAACCGGTCGCGATCGTCGTTCCCGACGGGCTCAGCCTCGGATGGACAGCCGCCGGGATGCGATACGAGTTGTTCTGCCGCTCGGAGATCTCCGAGGAACTCTGCAAGGCAATCGCTGCGTCGTCGACGCGGCTGTCGGCACTCCTGGCGTCCGAGTGAGCATGAGGGCAGGCGCCGCGGCACGGTGTCCTATCGTTGCTGTCATGACGAGGGCGTCCCATGCATAGGGGGTGGGGGGCGTATCTTCGTCATGACGACGAGCAGCCCCAACCGAAGATCGATCGGGCGCTCGTCTCGCGGGTTCTGTCGTACGCTTCGGGGTACCGCCTTGAGCTGACGGTCGTTGTGGTCACAATCCTTGTGATCTCTGGCCTCTCCCTGCTACCGCCGCTGTTGATGCGGGGCCTGATCGACACAGCGATACCGAACGCTGACCTCGGACTCGTCACCTGGCTCGGACTCGGCATGGTTGCGGTCCCGTTGATCAACGGTGCGGTCGGCGTGGCACAGCGATGGGCTTCCGCCTCAATGGGAGAAGGCATCATCTTCGACCTGCGGCGCCAACTGTTCACCCACCTCCAGGGCATGTCGCTCGGGTTCTTCACGAACACTCGCACCGGTGAACTCATGTCGCGCCTGAACTCTGATGTCGTCGGAGCCCAACAAGCCGTCACCTCCACCTTTGTGACCCTTGCGTCGAATGTCGTGACCGTGGCGGCGACGCTGATCATCATGTTTGGTCTCGAATGGCGGCTCACGCTGCTTTCGCTGTTGATCCTTCCGCTGTTTCTCATTGCGTCGCGGCGAGTCGGATCCCGTCTTCGGGTGATCCGGCGCGAGCAGATGAAGTCGAATGCACAGATGAACACGGTCATGCAAGAGACGCTCTCGGTGTCGGGGGCCTTGCTCGTCAAGCTCTTCGGCCGCACGGATCATGAAGACGATCGTTTTTCACGATATGCGGGGGAGGTGCGGGATTTCGGGATTCGGCAAGCGACGATCGGACGGTGGTTCTTCATGGCCCTCGGGGTCGTCTCGGCGCTTGGCACCGCACTCGTGTTCTGGTTGGGGGCGTACCTCGTGATCAACGGGAATCTGACGGTCGGAACGATTGTGGCGCTCTCGGCCTATCTCGGTTCACTGTACGGGCCCCTGTCGGCGCTTTCGACGGCGAGAGTTGAATTCACGACTTCGCTTGTGTCGTTCGAGCGGGTCTTCGAGGTGCTCGGTATGCCCGTCGACATCGCAGAGCCGGTCGAAGCCGTTCGACTCCCAACCGTTCAAGGGGAGGTTGTCTTCGACCATGTCTGGTTCTCATACGACGCGACGAGCGAGTCAGGGCTCGAGTCGGTTCGTCGGTTCGGCTGGCTCGACACCGGCGAGGTCGATGAGGTGCAACGACGCTCACCGGCGGGATGGGTGCTCAAGGATGTGTCGTTTGTGGCGAAGCCGGGAGAGATGATTGCCCTCGTCGGCCCTTCGGGGGCAGGAAAGACGACTTTGACCTATTTGGTGCCGCGTCTGTACGACGCGTCGCAGGGGGAAGTGAGAATCGACGGGGTCGATGTGCGGAACCTGTCGTTCGAGACGATCGCGAAGGCTGTCGGGGTGGTCACGCAGGAGACCTACTTGTTCCACGACACGGTTGAAGCGAATCTGCGGTACGCGCGGCCCGATGCAACGATGCAGGAGCTCCGGGACGCCGCTGCGGCGGCCAACATCCTCGAGTTCATCGACTCCCTCGAAGACGGCATGCAGACCCGCGTCGGCGAACGCGGGTACCGGCTCTCGGGTGGCGAGAAGCAGCGGGTCGCGATCGCGAGGGTCATTCTCAAGAACCCGGCGATCCTGATCCTTGATGAGGCGACCTCACATCTCGATGCCCGGTCGGAGGCGCTCGTGCAAGAAGCACTCGAGGGCATCATGGCGCACCGAACATCGCTTGTCATCGCGCATCGGCTCTCGACCGTCGTGTCTGCTGACCGCATCTTCGTGATCGATGGAGGCCGCATCGTCGAGTCCGGACCACACGACGAGCTTCTTGCAGGCGGCGGCTTGTACACACGCTTGTTCCGGACCCAGTTCCGCGAAGCGGCCGCAAAGCCATGAGATCCATCGTGATCGGTCTCGTTGTGGCGCCGATGCTCGTGTCCTGTTCGGGCGCGGAACGACTCACGGTCGAGACCTACGCACGGGAGGCGGCCACGCTCGCAGACACCTATGTCACCGAAACCCAGGGGCTTTCGCTCCGCTACCAGACGACCGTACAAGAAGGCGTTCGAGATCTCGTCGAGGACCAAGAGCAACCGGACCTCGACCGCGCAACGGAATTGGTCGCGTCACAGACCGCTGCATATCTCGCGCTCGTCGACGATGCGGTCGGTCGGTATGTGGCCGCAATGGGCTCGCTCGAACCACCGAGCGCCCTTGAGGAAACCCACCACGCGTATGTTGACACCATTGCCTCGGTCCGAGCTCATCTGCCTGCTCTCCGAGACGCAATCTCGGATGCGGCGACCCTCCAGGACATCGAACGGTCGCTGGCTGGATCGGCATATGCCGACGGTCAGGCGTCATGGACCGCCGCATGTCAGCAGCTCGAACAGCGCATCAGAGATCTCGGCCGTGGAGCCGACCTCAAGTGTGTCAAGACCGAGCGCACACCGTGACGCCAGGCCGACATCGCGTCTGGGACGGGGCAGCGTTCGTCGAGGTCGCCGTTCCGGTCAGTGGTCCCGACGGTGTTGTCGTTCCCGTCATACGGGTCGTTGTGACTGACCGCTCCGGTGGATCCGTCGTGTTGCAGCGGCGTGACGGCGCGGGCGAATCCGTGCGTGGTCTCCTTGAGATCCCGGGCGGACGGTGGCGGGCGGGGGAGTCCCCGACGGAGACCGCCATCCGGGAGGTCCGGGAGGAGACAGGTCTGGATCTCGTATCGGTTGATGGCGTCACCGTCGAAGAGCTCGATGCGCACCGAGTCATGGCAACCATTCGTCCGCTTGCGGTGGTCGCCGGCGCCGCGGCGGCGTTTCCCGCGGCCCATCTGGTGCTCACGGGCATCGGGGAAGGCTCGATCCGGCCAGAGGCGGGGGCAACAACCGATGTGCGATGGTGGCCCCTTCCCGATCTGCGGTGTGCCGTCTCCGAGCATCGGGAGTGGTTCGTCCCGTCGTCACACGCCGCGCTCGTCGCCTATCTCGACAGGCTCGACTCGACCGCCTGATCGAAACCCTCAACCGATTCGGGATCATCCGGTTCGGCGCGAGCTTCCGGAAGCACAAGGACCGCCCTACCGGATTCGAGCATCACTCGACTCGATACCGATTCCCACGCATCCCGATTGAAGATCTGCTTGGTTGCCCCGAGAATGACGACATCGACATCGAGTTCCGACGCGGCCTTTGAGATCTCCGTCGCGGCGTCCCGTCCTTCCAAGGTGAGCAACGAACACGGGATGTGCGCCCGCTCGAGGGCGAGACGGATCGGCTCGGTGAGGCGATGCGCCCGCTCGCTGAGGTACTTGGCGACGAGCGTGTCCTCGCTGGTCGGGACTCCCGCGTCTCGCAGCGGGTGCCAATCATCGCGGTTGATCTCTTCGAGAAACGATCTCGGCACCTCGACGACCGTCGCGATCGTGACGGCTCCGTTGTTTCCCATCAGATGGCGCACGAATCCGACGACCGGTTCGGGGTTCAACGCGCCGGCAGTAGCGACGAGAACATGCATGACACCAGCATAGGTCCGAAATCCAGTTGGCGCCGGAGTGTCAGCCCTCGCGGGCGTCGGGTCGTGTCGACCGGAGCCGTTCCAGCTGCGCCTTGATGGACGCCACCTCATCGGCATGGTCGTCGGTGATCGCCCTGTTGATCCCGTAGCGATACGCGCCGGGATCCTGGATTCGTGGCGCGTGGTGCCGCTCGCTCCAGCCCGGCTCGATCTGCATCCGCTCGATCTCATCGAGCCTGTCCTCGAGCGCCTCGATCTGGCGTTGCACCGCATCAGGGTGACGAGACGCATCCGCGAGGTGTCTCGCACGAATACGGAGCTGTTCGCGTTCGTGAATGAGGTCGGCGCGCCTTGGATTGTCATCGTCCATGCCAGCGATGTCGCGGCTCAGCACTCGGATCTCATTGACCAGGTTGTCGACGAGTTCGGACACGGGCAGCTCCGGTGATGCAGCCGACACAGTACCCGGAGTCCGCTGATCACGGGCACCAACTGCGGGACTCGCTGCCGGCTCACGACAGAAATGGACCGGGATGTCACCGCAGTGTCGATCCTCGGTGGCTCACATCGGCCAAGGTTCAACCGATGCTTGAGGGTCGAAGATTCGTCGAGTTGGCGGGCATTTTTGCTGCTCCCTCAACGACCGGTCGAGGGTTCGGCTGGGAGTAAAATCGACTTACGCACATTCCTGTGTGTAAGAGGGCCGGTGCCGTCTCGACAGCATGTCTGATGGCGCGGCATCGGGCGTCTCATTCGGATGCAGCGGCGACGATCGCGCCCGCGCGGTCGACATCGACGCGATTCGTGGTCACGCCGTCCTCCTTGGTGGCGGTGCCGACGATGGCGCCGTCAGCGATGGCCAGCAGTTCGGCGATCGTGGAGGCCGTGGCGCCCGATCCGACATAGACCGGAAGGTTGCTCGCCTCACACACCGCCCGCAACTCCACGATGTTGGTTGCCGCGCCGGTCCCGGAGCCGGTCACGATGACGGCATCTGCGCCAGCGCGTTCGGTGAGGTCGCGGGTGGCGTCGACGAGATGGAGACCCGGTGGCGGCGTTGCGTGCTTGACGAAGACATCTGCCATGATCGACACATCCGGACAGAGGTGTGCGCGGAGTCGTGAGACCTCAGCTGCCCGTCCGACGATCGGGCCCTGGTCGGTGAACATCGTTCCGGAAAGAACATTGACTCGGATGTAGGACGCCGATGTCGC
It contains:
- a CDS encoding NUDIX hydrolase, which translates into the protein MTPGRHRVWDGAAFVEVAVPVSGPDGVVVPVIRVVVTDRSGGSVVLQRRDGAGESVRGLLEIPGGRWRAGESPTETAIREVREETGLDLVSVDGVTVEELDAHRVMATIRPLAVVAGAAAAFPAAHLVLTGIGEGSIRPEAGATTDVRWWPLPDLRCAVSEHREWFVPSSHAALVAYLDRLDSTA
- the msrB gene encoding peptide-methionine (R)-S-oxide reductase MsrB, whose amino-acid sequence is MAAQYSEADLRNRLTPQQFAVTQEAATERPFTGELLGNKAEGTYRCVVCGEALFASDTKFDSGSGWPSFTTPMHDDAVGETEDRSHGMVRTESTCANCGAHLGHVFPDGPGPGGLRYCINSAALAFDAADDS
- a CDS encoding pyridoxal phosphate-dependent aminotransferase, with the translated sequence MAITNRANELRASGEPVIGFGAGEPDFPTPTPIVEAAIEAAADPASHRYSPAAGQPRLREAIAHKTLRDSGLEVSSSQVVVSNGGKQAVYLTCQALLDPGDEVLLPAPYWVTYPEAISLAGAVPVVVPTDESTNFMASIDQLDAAVTDRTKMLVFVSPSNPTGSVATGDQVREIGEWAVRRGIWVMTDEIYEHLVYGDAVFSSVPVEAPAVAERCVIINGVAKTYAMTGWRVGWLIAPNAVATAASRMQSHISSNVNNVAQAAALAAVSGSLEASEQMLAAFDRRRMTMVKMLRSIDGVTCQEPGGAFYTFPNVSGLLGRPIHGRVAQTSLELASIVLEEAKVAFVPGEAFGAPGYARFSFALGDGDLVEGLERITELVSR
- the serC gene encoding phosphoserine transaminase, with protein sequence MPVNAHIAIPHALLPSDGRFGSGPAKINDTSLASAAPFVGTSHRRDPIKSMVGRIREGLADLYRLPDGYEVMLGVGGATAFWDAAVFGLIERRSAHFVCGEFSEKFAATVASAPHLDEPELVEAAPGWAPEPVAVEGVDVAAFIHNETSTGVVAPFGRLTEALVVVDGTSAAGAIAYQVDSADVYYCSPQKALGSEGGLWIAIVSPAAIDRINTVASSGRWIPPFLSLATALENSRKDQTYNTPALVTLHLLDRQLAALGDLGGLAWAAERSRDSSQRLYSWADAHPRASAFVRDPSLRSPTVVTVDLADEIDAALVASTLRANGIVDTESYRKLGRNQLRIATFPNIDPDDISALTACIDFVLDHLDRDSTN
- a CDS encoding threonine aldolase family protein; the encoded protein is MIDLRSDTITRPTPQMRSVMANAPVGDDVYHDDPTVNALEEHVATILGVDAAMYVPSGTMSNQIAVRLHTEPGDSVVIEHSAHIGTHELGGAAHHSGVTLNRIKGSLGVFTAMQLMEAVPVPHPSMPFHLYDPHTLMCLENTHNLAGGTVWPIEQLRSVTAAARDLGLVCHLDGARIWNASIASGVDIAEYASLFDTVSVCFSKGLGAPVGSALCGSAEAIAQARRFKHMFGGGFRQAGVIAAGALYALANHRDRLIEDHDNARTFAEGIAGIDGVTVDLTSVQTNIVNFTVAHPGAVVDACLTDGLAVLVNGPSEIRAVFSMEVDASGATEAIGIVADAVAQRGGGP
- a CDS encoding type II 3-dehydroquinate dehydratase, whose translation is MKFLVVNGPNLNLLGEREPEIYGHDTLDDLETAWHDLASTLGITIEAIQSNHEGVLIDAIHAARNDVDGIVINAGALTHYSRAIADALTGVGLPYVEVHISNIYEREGWRSVSVLADHADALIVGRGTQGYLDGIRHLHDRLSAPLSE
- a CDS encoding lipoate--protein ligase family protein; this translates as MDDGIVTVIRHQSTGDGPLDTAVSRAVLDAVGKGTMGESLEVSATGQILAFGKQDAGTPGFDAAVDRAEGLRYQSTVRIVGGRAAAFHDATIRFGWTRPIDDAASAMADGFARLTRAVVAALASFGIRGEVGETPGEYCPGKWSVHIAGRKVMGVGQRLTRTAAHVGGVIVVDGAQRINEVLLPVYGALGLPFDPSVTGSLSDAMVIPTGDFIDAFVGELCRGRTVVAGTVPDHLLRVAHDLRSDHDPKARRPVCRTSDFARDSPS
- a CDS encoding BtpA/SgcQ family protein; the encoded protein is MLPRLIGVVHLGPLPGSPRFRGDFSSVLDGAAADARLLADAGFDGVMVENFGDAPFDADDVPKVTIAAMTAAVGEVAEACQLPTGVNVLRNDAVGALSVAAATSASYIRVNVLSGTMFTDQGPIVGRAAEVSRLRAHLCPDVSIMADVFVKHATPPPGLHLVDATRDLTERAGADAVIVTGSGTGAATNIVELRAVCEASNLPVYVGSGATASTIAELLAIADGAIVGTATKEDGVTTNRVDVDRAGAIVAAASE
- a CDS encoding histidine phosphatase family protein, with translation MLHLMLMRHGKSDWDAGAPDDHTRPLNERGIRASQRMGVVIRDLGIVPDIVVSSTATRARSTAEIARLAGGWSSRLVLDGGLYGCSVEDALTIAAGHGATTERVMLVGHQPVWGMLVRRLTGASTEMKTASVADIEIQASAWDELPASHGIMTQLLQAQAFLTPD
- a CDS encoding ABC transporter ATP-binding protein; the encoded protein is MHRGWGAYLRHDDEQPQPKIDRALVSRVLSYASGYRLELTVVVVTILVISGLSLLPPLLMRGLIDTAIPNADLGLVTWLGLGMVAVPLINGAVGVAQRWASASMGEGIIFDLRRQLFTHLQGMSLGFFTNTRTGELMSRLNSDVVGAQQAVTSTFVTLASNVVTVAATLIIMFGLEWRLTLLSLLILPLFLIASRRVGSRLRVIRREQMKSNAQMNTVMQETLSVSGALLVKLFGRTDHEDDRFSRYAGEVRDFGIRQATIGRWFFMALGVVSALGTALVFWLGAYLVINGNLTVGTIVALSAYLGSLYGPLSALSTARVEFTTSLVSFERVFEVLGMPVDIAEPVEAVRLPTVQGEVVFDHVWFSYDATSESGLESVRRFGWLDTGEVDEVQRRSPAGWVLKDVSFVAKPGEMIALVGPSGAGKTTLTYLVPRLYDASQGEVRIDGVDVRNLSFETIAKAVGVVTQETYLFHDTVEANLRYARPDATMQELRDAAAAANILEFIDSLEDGMQTRVGERGYRLSGGEKQRVAIARVILKNPAILILDEATSHLDARSEALVQEALEGIMAHRTSLVIAHRLSTVVSADRIFVIDGGRIVESGPHDELLAGGGLYTRLFRTQFREAAAKP
- a CDS encoding universal stress protein, producing MHVLVATAGALNPEPVVGFVRHLMGNNGAVTIATVVEVPRSFLEEINRDDWHPLRDAGVPTSEDTLVAKYLSERAHRLTEPIRLALERAHIPCSLLTLEGRDAATEISKAASELDVDVVILGATKQIFNRDAWESVSSRVMLESGRAVLVLPEARAEPDDPESVEGFDQAVESSLSR